The Arachis ipaensis cultivar K30076 chromosome B07, Araip1.1, whole genome shotgun sequence genome includes a window with the following:
- the LOC107606687 gene encoding uncharacterized protein LOC107606687: protein MILNGGCTDQRLVQNDMRVAGHDHNGIRYDGFGHEGDFNEIVHVEERKGATSLPLSADEFKVWIQDMHLVDLSLTDHKFTWFRGRSCSRINRALVNVEWLEEFSDSRLRGGPRSLSDHCPIIVKDKKMRGGPRPSRSLDSWYTHEGFFSMVKEEWRGLGEIQFTDKLKALTIPLGRWHKANFGEMDNKITKFEEEIKKIDDMVSNGVYNETMEARRKALITCCERWYRRKEVHWKQMFRSRHAKEMDKNTRYFHNIASARRQNNRIDKLVINGRQVGNQARITIDVREFYKELYHQEASPMMGFRDGLVGKIDEGDALTLEELPSAEEIRKAAWDCESSKVPGCDGYNMNFIKRCWGEIGLNSR, encoded by the exons ATGATATTGAATGGGGGCTGCACGGACCAGAGGCTTGTCCAGAATGATATGAGAGTCGCTGGACATGATCACAATGGCATTAGATATGACGGTTTTGGCCATGAAG GAGACTTTAATGAAATAGTCCATGTGGAGGAACGGAAAGGTGCCACTAGCTTACCTTTGTCTGCGGATGAGTTTAAGGTTTGGATACAAGATATGCACTTAGTGGATCTGTCGCTCACTGATCATAAGTTTACATGGTTTCGGGGACGATCTTGCAGTCGTATAAATAGAGCACTGGTCAATGTGGAGTGGCTAGAAGAGTTTTCGGATAGTCGCCTACGAGGTGGGCCAAGGAGTTTGTCTGATCATTGCCCTATAATAGTGAAGGACAAGAAGATGAGGGGAGGTCCAAGGCCGTCCCGAAGCCTCGATTCGTGGTATACACATGAGGGGTTTTTTAGCATGGTTAAAGAGGAGTGGAGAGGATTGGGGGAGATACAGTTCACGGATAAACTAAAGGCGCTGACAATTCCATTGGGAAGATGGCATAAGGCCAATTTTGGTGAGATGGACAACAAAATTACTAAGTTTGAGGAAGAAATCAAGAAAATTGATGACATGGTAAGCAATGGAGTGTATAATGAAACAATGGAGGCTAGAAGAAAGGCGTTGATTACTTGTTGTGAGAGATGGTATCGAAGAAAGGAAGTACATTGGAAACAGATGTTTCGGTCTCGGCATGCAAAGGAGATGGACAAAAATACAAGATACTTTCACAATATAGCATCAGCAAGGAGGCAAAATAATAGGATTGATAAACTGGTAATAAACGGCAGACAGGTCGGGAATCAAGCGAGAATCACGATAGATGTCAGAGAGTTCTACAAGGAGTTATATCATCAGGAAGCTTCGCCTATGATGGGTTTTAGAGATGGTTTGGTGGGTAAGATAGATGAGGGAGATGCTTTGACTTTAGAGGAGCTACCGTCGGCTGAGGAGATCAGAAAGGCTGCATGGGACTGTGAGTCATCTAAAGTGCCAGGTTGTGATGGGTACAACATGAATTTCATTAAGAGGTGCTGGGGTGAGATTGGTCTGAATTCACGATAG